CAGCGCCAGAATCCACACGCCCACGTTCACCCCGAGCATGATCACGCCCGGTGTGTTCATCCCCAGGTAGAACTTGTGGACGCCCAAGCTGCCCAGCACAATCGCCAGCAGACCCGCGATCAGCTTCTTCTGGGGAATGTCGGCGGGCACGTTCGCAGAGGCCATGCTGCGCGGCGGCTCGGGCCAGGCAGGCGGGCGGCTGGGCAGGGGCGGCGCGGCCTGGGGCTCCCCGACCGGCATGGAAGGGCTTTTCGCCGTGCCACCTGTGGCCCGGGAAACCCAGTCGGCCTCGCCCGCGTGGGAGCGGGTAGTGGCCGTCACGACCGAGGGGGCGGGCTGGGGACGGGGCTCCTCGGGAATGCGGAGGTCCCCCGTTCCCTCGCTGGCCGGACTGGCAGGCGTGGGCGACGGCTCGGCGCGCAGCACCTCGTCTACCCAGGACGGCACGCTGGGTTTGGGGTCGGGTTCTTGACCGGGGGTCGGGTCTTCGGGCTTCGTCATGCCTTGCGCCTCCTGCCGCCCATTACGCGGTCAGGAGGGGAGGGGTTGCGTCCGCCGGAAGGGGGAGGAGGGCCTGAGTCAAGCTGAAGGGGTTCAGAGAACGTCGCCTCGCAAGCGGCTCAAGGTGGCGACCTGACGTGCCAGGGCCGTGAGTTTCCAGGCAAAGCCCTGGCCGGAATGAGCAGGAGTGTCCGTCCATTCCCCATCCCGATCAGAGACATTTTCCTTAGTGAGGAGGCCAAGTTGTTCAAGTCCCAAGAGGGCAGCGACAAACTCCTGCCTTGACAGCCCTGCAATCGACACCTGGCTGTCAACGGGGATGAAGTCCTGATAGGGGTCAATCGGATCAAGAATCCGAAAATACTCGACGAACACCCGAAGCTCCCGCTCGGAGAGGGATTCGATGATCCGCATCGTTTGGAACTTGTCGAGTTGGGGTGGTGGGAAACTCAGAATGCATCCGGCGAGAGCGCAAGCGATAAAGCGGAGCTTGTCTTCCGATTCGGCTATTTCGGCGGCACGGACAGCCTGAACGACGTTTGCCTGAAAGGCGTCGGAACGCAAATAAGTATGGTCTACCCGTGTAGAAAGCATTTGATGGACAAGCCGCAACTCGTATTCAAGGTGCTTGGCGAGCCGCGCGGCCTGCTTCTGATTGGCGTAGGCGTACCACCCCTGTAGAGCGGCAGCGGGCAGCCCAAGCGGCTCCAAGGTTTGCAGAACGGGCAGAAGCGGCTCCAGCGCGTTCATCCCTACGCCCGCCCCCTCACATCCTCCAGCGTATCCCGCACCAGCACTTCCCCATCTCTGAACACTGTTCGCATCAAGCTGCCCGGGAAGTCGGTGTCGAAGGTCCGGTACTGGCGCGTCACCATGCGGCCATTCTCCATCACCAGATCGAGGACGCCGTCCTTGCTGCGCTTGCCGGGGTCGGTCACGGGGTCCTTATAAATGCCGCGGTACTCGCCGTCAATCACGCCCGCGCTGGCCTTGTAGGCGAACCTCTGCGTGTCGCGGTCCACCTTTTGCAGCAGCGCGCCGCCCATGCCGAAGGCGACGTTCTCGGCGGAAAAGCCGTCCACGCTCAGGTTCTGGAGAATCTGGCGGATGGTCGTCTCGTCTATGCCGTCGCCCTGAATCACCCGGACGTGGTTGAGGACCCGGAAGCCCTTGCTGTTCGTGGTTGTGCCGAACTTGGCGGCCAGCGCGTTGACGGCGAGGCGCACCATCGCGGGGGGATCGCCCGAGTCGGGCCGGACGACGAGGGTGGCGCCGCTCTCCTCGACCTCCCGCCGCAGCGTCTCGCCCCAGTGGACGTTGATCGCGTGCTTGAGGTCGTAACTGTCGCTGACGACGGCGAAGATACCGCCGGGCTTGCCGAACTGCCGAACCATGTTGCGGTACGCCTCGGCCTCGCACTCCTGGCCCCAGCTCGTGATCGTGGAGTGCTCGGCGGCGGGGATGGAGAAGCCCGCGATGTCGGCGCCATAGTGGTTGCGGCCCACCCGTAAGGCTTCGAGCGTGTCCGAGCCGAGGAAGTTGACGAGGTGCGCCAGCCCGCCGATCCCCGCGCTCTCGCGGCTGCTTACCCCGCGCGAGCCGAAGTCGTGCAGCTTGAAGGGCAACTCCTCGGTGGTGCGGTCGCTCGTCCGCTCCAGCTCGGCGCGGATGATCTCGCGCAGGTGGTAGCTCTGGGTGCAGACGGTCGTGGGATACCAGACCCGCATCAGCATCGTCTCGAACCAGCCCACCAGCCACGGCAACTCGGGGTCGGTATTCGTCACGCTCATCAGGACGTTGTGGATGGGCACCACGGTCCCCTCGGGCACAGCGCGGATTTCCAGCGGAATGCGGCCCCCGTGATGTTCCACCACCCGCAGCCAGCCCTCGTACGGGAAGGGCTCGCCGTGCGCCTCGATCAGCGCGCGGGCCTCCTCCACGTTCCCCCGCGTCACCCGCCGCGTCAGGTAGCGGTCCAGCAGGTACTGGAGCCCGAAAAAGCGCGTGGCCGGGTAGCGCCCCCCGCGGGACTCCAGGTAGGAGAACAGCCGCGTGGTCCCTGCCGGGTACTGGAGGAAGTGGCTGCTCTTGTAACTGTCGGTGTCGAGGATGAGGTTCAGGTCGTCGAGGTGGGGCAACGTCATGGGGAGCCTCCTGCGGGCGGGAAAGACCGTCCTTCTGCTCTCACTATTGCTCCTATAGATTATTAGAACAGTGAGCAGAATGGGGCCTGGTGGGGGTGCCCCCGTCGTTACCCCCGCATCAGGAAGTGCTCAATGATCGCGTGGTGGTCCTCGAAGAAGAGTTCGGGCTGGCTCATGGCCTGGGAGAGGGGCATCCAGGAGGCGTCGGCGGCTCCGGCGGCGGCCTTCAGGACGGGAAGCTGGCCGATCCCGAGGTCGAAGTGAAAGGCGTGGGTGACTGTCCGGCCCCGCTGGCTGCGGTCGGGGTAGTCGAAAACGGCCTGGGCGCGCAGATGCCCGGTGAGGTTCACGGCCTCACCCAGCCCCGTTTCCTGGTACGCGCGGCGGGCAGCGCAGGCGAGCAGGGTTTCGTCCGGGGCGAGGAAGCCGCCGGGCATGGCGAGCCGTCCGCGGCCCGGCAACCCCGCCCGCCGCACCACGAGGACGTGCCCGCTGCGTGTGATCACCGCGTCCGCCGTGACGAAGACGGGGGGAAAGGGGGCGGCGGCCCAAGCGGCGCGGTACTCGCGCAGGTAGTCGTACTCGGCGCGCAGCTCGGCGTACTCGGGCGTCTCCCGAAAGCGGGTCAGGAAGGCGTGGACGGCGGGCGGGACCATGCCCCGGGCGTCCTCCAACCGGTCCTCGAAGTACGCCTTGCGCACGTCGGTCGCGCTCAGGGGGCTGACCACGTGGGTGGGGATGAACTCCCAGGCGGGAAAGGAGCGCAGGTAGTAGCTGCTCTCGTCCTTGATGTGCCCGATCAGCGCCACGTCGCTGCTGCCCCGGGTGTGTTCGGCCACGCCGCCCTGCACTTCGGAAAGCCACAACCCCTCATTGTAGAAGTAGTCGCGCACGTGGACGAACAGGAGGCGGCTCCTCGCCACGCCCGCCTCCCGCAGCATCGCCGTGATGACCTCCTGGCGCTCCTCGGCGGTGAAGGGATTTTTCGTATTGCGGGCCGCCCGCGCGCTGCCGATCACCACGATCAGCTTCTGCACGCTCTGGAGCGCCTCCAGCATCACCAGGAGGTGCGCGGCGTGCGGCGGCTCGAAGCGTCCGATATACACGCCGAACGTGCGCTTGCGGGCGCGGGCGGGCGGGGGAGAGGACAGGGCCGGGTCGCGCGGTGCCGTCATGCCTTCACGTTGAGCGCCGCAGAAGATGTGAAGGATGAGTCAAGGGGGGTGGGCGAGCGCGGCTTCGGGGAAAAGGCGTAAGGTGAGCCCATGAATAAAGCCTCTGCGTCTGCCGCGGCCCTCCTCCTGTCTGTCAGCCTGAGTGGCGCACTCGCGGGCGGGGCGGGCGCGCCCTTGGTCGGGGGCGGACAGGTGCAGGCGGCGACCCCCGAGGCGGTCACGGCGGCGCTGCGGGCGGCCGGCTACACGGTGACGGCAAACCCCATCCGGGAGGACGAGGACCCCAGCGTGACCGTGCGGGCGGGCGGGCGCGAGCTTGACGTGTGGTTCAGCGGCTGCCGCGAGGGAAGCTGCGCGCGGGTGACGGCGAGTTACGGCTGGGACCCGGAGGACGAGGCCGACCTGAACCTCGACTTCGTGAACGAGTGGAACGGCAACTACTACACCCAGGCCTACGTGTACGAGGGCCGTTACTACCTCGACAGCACCATGCCCCTGCGGGGCGGCTACACCCGCGCGGCCCTGAACGCCTGGATGACCGATTACCTCACCGACGTGGAGGACTTTGAGGGCGAACTGCCGTAAGCGGGACCCCAGGCGCGCGGGCAGGCGCGTTGGCCGTTCCTCAGCCCTCCCCAATTCGTCTCTCATAGAGGCCGGGGCTCGCCCCGCGCCGCGAACTCCAGATGTGCCTTTGGCGACACGGCGGGGCCAGAGACTTCCCTTATATTGTTCACATGCGCGCCCCCGCGACGCCTCCCCTGTCTTCCGGGATTTTGACGGATGTGGGGCGGCAGCGTCGTCTCGGGGTGAATCAGGATGCTGCGCTCGCCCTGGAACTGC
This genomic interval from Deinococcus aerius contains the following:
- a CDS encoding TM2 domain-containing protein, whose amino-acid sequence is MTKPEDPTPGQEPDPKPSVPSWVDEVLRAEPSPTPASPASEGTGDLRIPEEPRPQPAPSVVTATTRSHAGEADWVSRATGGTAKSPSMPVGEPQAAPPLPSRPPAWPEPPRSMASANVPADIPQKKLIAGLLAIVLGSLGVHKFYLGMNTPGVIMLGVNVGVWILALLLGLITLGLGLIITVPLAALLSGAIGLLGLIEGVLYLTKSDEDFYTQYVLGKKPWL
- a CDS encoding nicotinate phosphoribosyltransferase, with protein sequence MTLPHLDDLNLILDTDSYKSSHFLQYPAGTTRLFSYLESRGGRYPATRFFGLQYLLDRYLTRRVTRGNVEEARALIEAHGEPFPYEGWLRVVEHHGGRIPLEIRAVPEGTVVPIHNVLMSVTNTDPELPWLVGWFETMLMRVWYPTTVCTQSYHLREIIRAELERTSDRTTEELPFKLHDFGSRGVSSRESAGIGGLAHLVNFLGSDTLEALRVGRNHYGADIAGFSIPAAEHSTITSWGQECEAEAYRNMVRQFGKPGGIFAVVSDSYDLKHAINVHWGETLRREVEESGATLVVRPDSGDPPAMVRLAVNALAAKFGTTTNSKGFRVLNHVRVIQGDGIDETTIRQILQNLSVDGFSAENVAFGMGGALLQKVDRDTQRFAYKASAGVIDGEYRGIYKDPVTDPGKRSKDGVLDLVMENGRMVTRQYRTFDTDFPGSLMRTVFRDGEVLVRDTLEDVRGRA
- a CDS encoding YbjN domain-containing protein; this translates as MNKASASAAALLLSVSLSGALAGGAGAPLVGGGQVQAATPEAVTAALRAAGYTVTANPIREDEDPSVTVRAGGRELDVWFSGCREGSCARVTASYGWDPEDEADLNLDFVNEWNGNYYTQAYVYEGRYYLDSTMPLRGGYTRAALNAWMTDYLTDVEDFEGELP
- a CDS encoding bifunctional nicotinamide-nucleotide adenylyltransferase/Nudix hydroxylase; the encoded protein is MTAPRDPALSSPPPARARKRTFGVYIGRFEPPHAAHLLVMLEALQSVQKLIVVIGSARAARNTKNPFTAEERQEVITAMLREAGVARSRLLFVHVRDYFYNEGLWLSEVQGGVAEHTRGSSDVALIGHIKDESSYYLRSFPAWEFIPTHVVSPLSATDVRKAYFEDRLEDARGMVPPAVHAFLTRFRETPEYAELRAEYDYLREYRAAWAAAPFPPVFVTADAVITRSGHVLVVRRAGLPGRGRLAMPGGFLAPDETLLACAARRAYQETGLGEAVNLTGHLRAQAVFDYPDRSQRGRTVTHAFHFDLGIGQLPVLKAAAGAADASWMPLSQAMSQPELFFEDHHAIIEHFLMRG